In Streptomyces sp. SN-593, a single genomic region encodes these proteins:
- a CDS encoding DUF6907 domain-containing protein, producing the protein MSPETTASAAELRTSGEPRTWRITATNGLSVSGYLPPWAYEDPSASGVDPHLLPVLLVDVELFRYFHDVIDPLVGPGDGLDEDGHVTAYFCAITCRPFADRDVPDLPVHPVLTVQVTETDETVCHDPGELAALIARLRAHTDHLDQHVLPAFTAIHDDWRIHHRTAAGRPTPPVGQP; encoded by the coding sequence GTGAGCCCCGAAACCACCGCGTCCGCCGCGGAGTTGCGTACCTCCGGCGAACCCCGGACCTGGCGGATCACCGCGACCAACGGCCTGTCCGTGTCGGGATACCTGCCCCCGTGGGCGTACGAGGACCCGAGCGCGTCCGGCGTGGACCCGCACCTGCTCCCCGTCCTCCTGGTCGACGTCGAGCTGTTCCGCTACTTCCACGACGTCATCGACCCGTTGGTGGGCCCGGGCGACGGACTGGACGAGGACGGGCACGTGACGGCGTACTTCTGCGCGATCACCTGCCGCCCCTTCGCCGACCGCGACGTACCCGACCTCCCGGTCCACCCCGTCCTCACCGTCCAGGTCACCGAGACCGACGAGACGGTCTGCCACGATCCGGGCGAACTCGCCGCCCTCATCGCCCGCCTGCGCGCCCACACCGATCACCTCGACCAGCACGTCCTGCCCGCCTTCACCGCGATCCACGACGACTGGCGGATCCACCACCGCACGGCGGCGGGGCGTCCGACCCCGCCCGTGGGTCAGCCGTAG
- a CDS encoding LCP family protein, producing MGVRGRRPRRSRKRWVIAIAVSFVLLVVGGAGAIYLKLNANISTFDSAGLSKDRPAAEQADANGDKAENVLLIGSDTRAGDNAKLGGKGTSGNIGRSDTTILLHVYPDHKHAVGISIPRDSLVDIPPCLLPNGTWSAEQPSGMFNSAFSVGDTAQGNPACTQNTVEKLSGMRVDHTIVVDFEGFAAMTSAVHGVDVCVPNDIYSGDLNPNLGYRGELVLHKGMQNLAGQDALDYVRMRHGIGDGSDVGRMLRQQAFLSALIAKVKGEGMNPTTLLPLANAATKSLTVDPGLGTAAKLMSFGLSLKNVDLKNIQFITAPWKYAGSRIDLVHPDVDDLFAQLRANRTLNGTNASGQVTPKPTPTPSVDGSGIAVAVFNGTTTDGLAGKASDRLTKSGFTVTGTSTARAQDHATTVIQYGSAESGPAQSLEKLFPGSQLEPLGISGINLVVGADFAKTAASTPTTLSKSVTDSARSASANPCSQLSYG from the coding sequence ATGGGCGTTCGTGGGCGCAGGCCCAGGCGGAGCCGAAAACGCTGGGTCATCGCGATCGCGGTGTCCTTCGTGCTGCTGGTCGTCGGCGGCGCCGGGGCGATCTACCTCAAGCTGAACGCCAACATCTCGACCTTCGACTCCGCCGGACTGAGCAAGGACCGCCCCGCGGCCGAACAGGCCGACGCCAACGGCGACAAGGCGGAGAACGTCCTGCTGATCGGCTCCGACACCCGCGCCGGCGACAACGCCAAGCTGGGCGGCAAGGGCACCTCGGGGAACATCGGCCGCTCGGACACCACGATCCTGCTGCACGTCTACCCCGACCACAAGCACGCGGTGGGCATCTCCATCCCGCGCGACTCGCTGGTGGACATCCCGCCCTGCCTGCTGCCGAACGGCACGTGGTCGGCGGAGCAGCCGAGCGGGATGTTCAACTCGGCCTTCTCGGTGGGCGACACCGCCCAGGGCAACCCGGCGTGCACGCAGAACACCGTGGAGAAGCTGTCGGGGATGCGGGTGGACCACACCATCGTGGTCGACTTCGAGGGCTTCGCGGCGATGACCTCGGCCGTGCACGGCGTCGACGTCTGCGTTCCGAACGACATCTACTCCGGTGACCTCAACCCCAACCTCGGGTACAGGGGCGAACTGGTCCTGCACAAGGGGATGCAGAACCTCGCCGGGCAGGACGCGCTGGACTACGTGCGGATGCGGCACGGCATCGGCGACGGCTCGGACGTCGGCCGGATGCTGCGCCAGCAGGCGTTCCTGTCGGCCCTGATCGCCAAGGTCAAGGGCGAGGGCATGAACCCGACCACGCTGCTGCCGCTGGCCAACGCGGCGACGAAGTCGCTCACGGTGGACCCGGGCCTGGGCACCGCGGCGAAGCTGATGTCCTTCGGCCTGTCGCTGAAGAACGTCGACCTGAAGAACATCCAGTTCATCACCGCGCCCTGGAAGTACGCCGGTTCGCGGATAGACCTGGTCCACCCGGACGTGGACGACCTGTTCGCGCAGCTACGGGCGAACCGCACGCTGAACGGGACGAACGCCTCCGGCCAGGTCACCCCGAAGCCGACCCCGACGCCGTCGGTGGACGGCTCCGGCATCGCGGTGGCGGTCTTCAACGGGACGACCACGGACGGCCTGGCCGGCAAGGCGTCGGACCGGCTGACCAAGTCCGGCTTCACCGTGACCGGCACCTCCACCGCGCGCGCCCAGGACCACGCGACGACCGTGATCCAGTACGGTTCGGCGGAGAGCGGCCCGGCCCAGTCGCTGGAGAAGCTCTTCCCCGGCTCGCAGTTGGAGCCGCTGGGCATCAGCGGGATCAACCTGGTGGTCGGCGCGGACTTCGCCAAGACCGCGGCCTCCACGCCCACCACGCTGTCGAAGTCGGTCACCGACTCCGCCCGCAGCGCGTCCGCCAACCCCTGCTCCCAACTCTCCTACGGCTGA
- a CDS encoding helix-turn-helix domain-containing protein has protein sequence MGSSGNGMAGGEALSAREWYAWELAYRRQESGLTLVQLAELCLYEQSYLHRLERGQRLGTVQAAAALDKVYGTGELLVRLWYLAKREAKERPFVGLAPLEAVAAGIQEYAAGAVPDLLQTRAYAEEQVRAARTGSPEQVQARVAGRLARQERLSGPDPVHYRALIDEAALRARARDPQTWTGQLEHLIEAAQLPDVSLHVVPFAAGPRHLPGSLELIYLPQGRTIAYARSSCGHHVAEDPEDVEPLRHAYDLLRDTALTPAESLTFLHTLLNEHIGSGRAKDIAP, from the coding sequence ATGGGTAGCAGCGGCAATGGCATGGCCGGCGGGGAGGCGTTGTCGGCGCGGGAGTGGTATGCGTGGGAACTGGCGTACCGGCGGCAGGAGTCGGGGTTGACGCTGGTTCAGCTCGCGGAGCTGTGCCTGTACGAGCAGTCGTACCTGCACCGTCTGGAGCGGGGGCAGCGGCTGGGGACCGTGCAGGCGGCCGCCGCGTTGGACAAGGTGTACGGCACCGGTGAACTCCTCGTGCGGCTGTGGTACTTGGCGAAGCGGGAGGCGAAGGAGCGGCCGTTCGTGGGGCTGGCGCCGTTGGAAGCGGTGGCGGCCGGCATCCAGGAGTACGCCGCCGGCGCCGTGCCGGACCTGCTCCAGACCCGCGCGTACGCCGAGGAGCAGGTGCGCGCCGCGCGCACCGGAAGCCCCGAGCAGGTTCAGGCGCGGGTCGCCGGGCGGCTGGCCCGGCAGGAGCGGCTGTCCGGCCCGGACCCGGTCCACTACCGGGCGTTGATCGACGAGGCCGCGCTGCGAGCGAGGGCGCGGGACCCGCAGACCTGGACGGGGCAGCTGGAACACCTCATCGAGGCGGCCCAACTCCCCGACGTCTCGCTGCACGTGGTCCCGTTCGCCGCGGGGCCACGCCATCTGCCCGGCTCCCTGGAGTTGATCTACCTCCCGCAAGGCCGCACCATCGCCTACGCGCGGAGCAGTTGCGGCCACCACGTCGCGGAGGACCCGGAAGACGTCGAGCCGCTCCGGCACGCCTACGACCTGCTGCGCGACACCGCGCTGACCCCCGCGGAGTCGCTGACCTTCCTCCATACCCTCCTGAATGAGCACATCGGAAGCGGCCGGGCGAAGGACATCGCACCGTGA